The genomic DNA AGCTGGACACCATGTGTGGCCTCATTCGCGGGAAGAGTGCTGAGCGCGCGGTCGCGGATCTGACCTTCTCCAAGCGTCGGGTCGCCAAGGACGTGAAAAAGGTCCTACAGTCGGCGATTGCCAACGCGGAGAACAACCATCAACTCGACGTGGACCGGCTGTACGTGGCCGAGGCGTCGGTGGGCAAGTCGATCGTGATGAAGCGCTTCCGTCCGCGGGCGCGCGGTCAGGTCGGGCCGATCGACAAGCCGTTCAGCCGGCTGACGATTGTCGTCCGCGAGGGCGAGGAGAGCGCGTAGCGATGGGCAACAAAATCAACCCCAACGGGCTGCGGCTCGGGATCAACCGAACCTGGGACTCCCGCTGGTACGCGGCGCAGCACAATTACCCGGATCTCCTGCACGAGGACATCAGGCTGCGCCGGTATCTGCACTCGCGGCTGAAGCAGGCCGGGGTGGCGCGCGTCGTGATCGAGCGGCCGGCGAAGAAGGCCCGCATCACGATCCACACCGCGCGGCCGGGCGTGGTCATCGGCAAGAAGGGCGCAGACATCGAGCGCCTGCGCCAGGACCTCCAGAAGATGACCGACAGCGAGGTTCATCTGAACATCCTGGAGATTCGCAAGCCCGAGACCGAGGCCCAGCTCATCGCGGACAACATTGCGGGGCAGCTGGAGCGCCGCGTGGCGTTCCGCCGCGCGATGAAGCGCGCCGTGCAGTCGGCGATGCGCCTGGGTGCAGAGGGTATCCGCATCAAGTGCGCCGGCCGCCTGGGTGGGACCGAGATCGCGCGGACCGAGTGGTACAACGAGGGCCGCACCCCGCTCCACACGCTGCGCGCGGACATCGACTTCGCGGAATCCACGGCGAAGACGGCCTACGGCAGTTGCGGCGTGAAGGTGTGGGTGTTCAAGGGCGAGATCCTGGCCCACGACCCCATGGCGCGCGAGAACCGCCAGCAGGAGAGCCAGGCGGGCCGCTGAGGCGTCCACGTAGCGCCGGCCCGCAAGCGCGAGGGAAGAGAGACCATGTCGCTCAAGCAGCCGAAGCGGACAAAGTACCGCAAGAGCCAAAAGGGCAAGTCGAAGATCCGCGGCACGGCGAAGGGCGGAACCGAGTTGGCCTTTGGGCAGTACGGCCTGAAGGCGCAGTCCAACGCGCGGGTTTCGGCGCGGGAACTCGAGGCTGCCCGTCGCGCGGTCACGCGCCACATGCGCCGTGTCGGTAAGCTGTGGATGCGCAGCTTCCCGGATCTGCCCATCACGTCCAAGCCCGCGGAAGTCCGCATGGGCAAGGGCAAGGGCACGGTCGAGTGGTGGGCCACCCGCGTCCACGCCGGCCGGATCATGTTCGAGCTGGACGGTGTCCCGCGCGAGACCGCGGAGGAGGCGTTCCGGCTCGCGTCCCAGAAGCTGCCGGTGAAGACCCGCTTCATCGAGCGGATGGAGGGCTGACGCGATGAAGGCCGCCGACGTGCGCGCGAAGTCGGTGGATGAGCTCCGCCGCGATCTGATGGCCCTGAAGAAGGAGCAGTTCAATCTGCGCTTCCAGAAGGCCAGCGGGCAGCTCGAGAACACCGGCCGGGTGAAACAGGTCCGCCGCGACATTGCGCGGATCAAGACGATCCTGACGGAAAAGAACCGCCAGGCAACGCAGCAGGAGTCCTAAGCGATGCCCCGCCGCATTCTGCAAGGGCGCGTGGTTTCCACCAAAGGCGACAA from Limimonas halophila includes the following:
- the rpmC gene encoding 50S ribosomal protein L29 → MKAADVRAKSVDELRRDLMALKKEQFNLRFQKASGQLENTGRVKQVRRDIARIKTILTEKNRQATQQES
- the rplP gene encoding 50S ribosomal protein L16 codes for the protein MSLKQPKRTKYRKSQKGKSKIRGTAKGGTELAFGQYGLKAQSNARVSARELEAARRAVTRHMRRVGKLWMRSFPDLPITSKPAEVRMGKGKGTVEWWATRVHAGRIMFELDGVPRETAEEAFRLASQKLPVKTRFIERMEG
- the rpsC gene encoding 30S ribosomal protein S3 encodes the protein MGNKINPNGLRLGINRTWDSRWYAAQHNYPDLLHEDIRLRRYLHSRLKQAGVARVVIERPAKKARITIHTARPGVVIGKKGADIERLRQDLQKMTDSEVHLNILEIRKPETEAQLIADNIAGQLERRVAFRRAMKRAVQSAMRLGAEGIRIKCAGRLGGTEIARTEWYNEGRTPLHTLRADIDFAESTAKTAYGSCGVKVWVFKGEILAHDPMARENRQQESQAGR
- the rplV gene encoding 50S ribosomal protein L22, with the protein product MGKPKAGRPVAENEAKAMARSLRISPRKLDTMCGLIRGKSAERAVADLTFSKRRVAKDVKKVLQSAIANAENNHQLDVDRLYVAEASVGKSIVMKRFRPRARGQVGPIDKPFSRLTIVVREGEESA